The Sphaerospermopsis torques-reginae ITEP-024 genome has a window encoding:
- a CDS encoding YlqD family protein — protein MDVFNPQLLLKRVVNVKAIVTPLWKEEVQEQLQAQINQLDQQLQQLDIEGQRAITAIQKQSLQPPGPQTLQQIDNIQLQVNQKKSELLEQKNQLLQNLQQVQYLELDQEVNQFQMEGFFKIETGDNLISKMQVEIVLRDGVVEEIRGDV, from the coding sequence ATGGATGTATTCAACCCTCAATTGCTTTTAAAGCGCGTTGTTAACGTCAAAGCTATTGTTACTCCTCTTTGGAAAGAGGAAGTACAAGAGCAATTGCAAGCGCAGATCAATCAACTAGATCAGCAACTGCAACAGCTAGATATTGAAGGACAAAGAGCAATAACCGCCATACAAAAACAGAGTTTACAACCACCAGGACCCCAAACCCTGCAACAAATTGACAATATCCAACTTCAGGTTAATCAAAAGAAAAGTGAACTGCTAGAGCAAAAAAACCAACTACTACAAAACCTTCAGCAAGTGCAGTATCTGGAGTTAGATCAAGAAGTCAACCAGTTTCAAATGGAAGGCTTTTTCAAAATAGAAACCGGAGACAACCTCATTAGTAAAATGCAGGTTGAAATTGTACTCAGAGATGGCGTAGTCGAGGAAATTCGCGGAGATGTTTAG
- a CDS encoding IS982 family transposase, producing the protein MLNEIIAIYAITDDLLKAIGHDEDSRRVMSDAEIITTAVCAAMFFNGNHSKACTYMKEHGLIPNMLDKSRFNRRLHGVFMLMNDLFHQMGMILKEISDDIEYLLDSFPVPMCDNIRIFNVKLIESEKYRGYIASKKRYFYGVRVQLLTTKTGIPVEFVFLPGSANDVRGLNALPLNLPPGSEIYGDAAYTDYTIEDDLEHTSQISLKVMRKQKSKRPDPPWIQYIKQHTRHYIETVFSSITSDFPKSIHAVTYQGFLLKVQAFIFAFTLQEAFI; encoded by the coding sequence ATGTTAAATGAAATAATTGCCATCTATGCTATCACGGATGACTTGTTGAAAGCGATTGGACATGATGAAGATAGTCGTAGAGTCATGAGTGATGCAGAAATTATCACAACTGCTGTATGTGCAGCGATGTTCTTTAATGGCAACCATAGTAAGGCTTGTACTTACATGAAAGAACATGGTTTGATTCCAAATATGTTAGATAAATCACGATTTAACAGGAGATTGCACGGAGTTTTTATGTTAATGAACGATTTATTTCATCAAATGGGAATGATACTGAAAGAAATTAGTGATGATATTGAGTATCTTTTAGACTCATTTCCAGTACCTATGTGTGATAACATCCGCATTTTTAATGTCAAGTTAATTGAGTCAGAAAAGTACCGGGGTTACATTGCATCGAAAAAAAGATACTTCTATGGTGTGCGAGTCCAATTATTAACAACTAAAACGGGAATTCCTGTGGAATTTGTATTTTTACCTGGGAGTGCCAATGATGTACGTGGGTTAAATGCCTTACCCCTAAATTTACCCCCAGGGAGCGAAATTTATGGCGATGCAGCTTACACAGATTACACGATTGAAGATGACCTAGAACACACGAGTCAAATTAGTTTGAAAGTGATGCGGAAACAAAAATCTAAACGTCCAGATCCTCCTTGGATTCAATATATAAAACAACATACTCGTCATTATATTGAAACCGTATTTAGTTCAATTACAAGTGATTTTCCCAAATCCATTCATGCTGTCACCTATCAAGGGTTTTTACTGAAAGTTCAGGCATTTATTTTTGCGTTCACTCTGCAAGAAGCATTTATCTAA
- a CDS encoding M48 family metallopeptidase: MQTYQITIGELTIDVVRKDIKNLHLAVYPPDGRVRIATPLHINDESLRLFVIEKLAWIKKHQIKFQYNNQSNYQTQNTPAKIAYSSGENHYFQGKIYILNVIEKPGNAQIEIRNNTYIDLYIKPGSNTEQRQKVLNSWYRQQLKIQIPPLIAKWEKIIGVNINEWGIKAMKTKWGTCNIQAKRIWLNLELAKKPIHCLEYVVVHEITHLLERTHNAKFQALMDQFMPKWREYKKELNNNN, encoded by the coding sequence ATGCAAACTTATCAAATAACCATCGGAGAATTAACCATAGATGTCGTCAGAAAAGACATAAAAAATCTACATTTGGCCGTTTATCCCCCCGATGGAAGGGTAAGAATTGCCACACCTTTACATATTAATGATGAATCTCTGCGATTATTTGTCATTGAAAAATTAGCATGGATAAAAAAACATCAAATTAAGTTTCAATATAATAATCAATCTAATTATCAAACCCAAAACACACCAGCAAAAATAGCATATTCATCAGGAGAAAATCATTATTTTCAAGGTAAAATCTATATATTAAACGTGATTGAAAAACCTGGAAATGCACAAATAGAAATTAGAAATAATACATATATTGATTTGTATATTAAACCAGGAAGTAATACAGAACAACGGCAAAAAGTCTTAAATTCTTGGTATCGTCAACAATTAAAAATACAAATTCCCCCATTAATAGCTAAATGGGAAAAAATCATAGGTGTAAATATTAACGAATGGGGAATAAAAGCCATGAAAACAAAATGGGGAACTTGCAATATACAAGCTAAACGCATTTGGTTAAATTTAGAACTCGCAAAAAAACCTATTCATTGCTTAGAATATGTAGTAGTGCATGAAATTACCCACCTGTTAGAACGCACCCATAACGCTAAATTTCAAGCTTTAATGGATCAATTTATGCCAAAGTGGCGAGAATATAAAAAAGAATTGAATAACAATAACTAA
- a CDS encoding dihydrolipoamide acetyltransferase family protein has protein sequence MSIHEVFMPALSSTMTEGKIVSWVKSPGDKVEKGETVVVVESDKADMDVETFYEGFLAHIIVQAGETAPVGAAIAYVAETEAEIEAAKAMAGGGSAVAEAAPASAPAPVPVAAAATVAAPATASQNGSNHREGRLVASPRARKLAKELRVDLNNLKGSGPYGRIVAEDVEVAVGKVPQPTTPAITPIATTPAPAPAPAPAPAPAKPAPAPAPVAAAVPGQVVPFTTLQNAVVRNMMASLAVPTFHVGYTITTDGLDKLYKQIKSKGVTMTALLAKAVAVTLQKHPLLNASYSDQGIVYHSNINVSVAVAMDDGGLITPVLQNADQVDIYSLSRNWKSLVDRARAKQLQPEEYSTGTFTLSNLGMFGVDTFDAILPPGQGSILAIAAARPQVVATPDGLFGVRQQMKVNITCDHRIIYGAHAAAFLQDLAKLIETNPQSLTL, from the coding sequence ATGAGCATTCATGAAGTATTTATGCCGGCGCTGAGTTCCACCATGACTGAGGGAAAGATAGTCTCTTGGGTGAAGTCGCCGGGGGATAAAGTGGAAAAAGGCGAAACAGTGGTGGTTGTCGAGTCAGATAAGGCTGATATGGATGTGGAAACTTTCTATGAAGGGTTTCTCGCTCATATCATTGTCCAAGCTGGTGAAACTGCCCCTGTTGGTGCGGCGATCGCTTACGTTGCCGAAACAGAAGCAGAAATAGAAGCCGCTAAGGCTATGGCTGGTGGTGGTAGTGCTGTGGCTGAAGCCGCACCTGCATCCGCACCCGCACCTGTACCCGTGGCCGCTGCTGCAACCGTGGCCGCACCTGCAACAGCTTCTCAAAATGGCTCAAACCATCGGGAAGGACGGTTAGTAGCTTCGCCCCGCGCTCGCAAGTTGGCGAAAGAATTAAGAGTTGATTTAAATAACCTTAAAGGCAGTGGTCCTTACGGTCGCATTGTCGCTGAAGATGTGGAAGTTGCTGTTGGTAAAGTTCCCCAACCTACTACCCCGGCTATTACTCCCATTGCAACGACACCAGCACCAGCACCAGCGCCCGCACCCGCACCCGCGCCCGCAAAACCAGCACCAGCACCTGCCCCAGTTGCTGCGGCCGTTCCTGGTCAAGTCGTACCATTCACTACTCTGCAAAATGCAGTGGTACGTAATATGATGGCCAGCCTAGCAGTACCTACATTCCATGTTGGTTATACTATTACCACTGATGGATTAGATAAACTTTACAAACAAATTAAATCTAAAGGTGTCACCATGACGGCGCTATTAGCGAAAGCTGTAGCGGTGACATTACAAAAACATCCTTTACTTAACGCCAGTTATTCAGATCAAGGTATTGTTTATCATTCCAATATCAATGTTTCCGTCGCTGTGGCAATGGATGATGGTGGTTTGATTACACCAGTGTTACAAAATGCCGATCAGGTAGATATCTATTCTCTCTCACGCAACTGGAAATCTTTGGTAGACAGAGCGAGAGCGAAACAACTACAACCAGAGGAATATAGCACTGGTACATTTACTCTGTCTAATTTGGGAATGTTTGGTGTTGATACCTTTGATGCGATTTTACCACCAGGACAAGGTTCAATTTTAGCGATCGCCGCTGCTCGTCCCCAAGTTGTCGCTACCCCAGATGGTTTATTTGGTGTACGTCAACAAATGAAGGTTAACATCACCTGTGACCATCGTATTATTTACGGCGCTCATGCGGCTGCATTCTTGCAAGATTTGGCAAAATTGATTGAAACCAACCCTCAATCTTTGACACTGTAA
- a CDS encoding type I restriction endonuclease subunit R, whose translation MNKVGQPERETQNRVIALLTQKLGYEYIGNWYNRANNSNIETDLLTAFLRDIQKYPPELINKALHELTKHTNNKTQNLYNINKEIYTLLRYGIKIKPEAGENTQTIYLINWEEPLKNSFYIAEEVSIKGENTKRPDIVLYINGIALAVLELKRSTVPVSEAIRQNLDNQKSIFIKSFFNTIQLVMAGNDSQGLRYGTIETPEKYYLTWKEDTHSEITNILDKHIIQLCEKQRFLEIIHDFTLFDGGIKKICRSHQYLGIKSAQEYIKRREGGIIWHTQGSGKSLTMVWLTKWIREYDPNARVLIITDREELDAQIESIFLGVNENIYRTQSSQDLITQLQNTKYSLICSLIHKFGKNSSNDESKDYQEFIKQLKRHLPQNFQPQGEFYVFVDECHRTQSGKLHKAMKQILPDALFIGFTGTPLLKQDKQKSIEVFGNYIHTYKFNEAVADQVVLDLRYEARNVEQYITSQSKIDQWFEIKTKQLTETAKAELKKRWGTMQKLLSSKSRLEIIVKDIIFDFSTKDRLQNGKGNAILVAGDIYQACKYYEIFQNAGFTKCAIITSYDGSLQSIKGETTGEGKTEKIHQYEIYQKMLNGQKPDKFETQVKNDFIHHPEKMKLLIVVNKLLTGFDAPPATYLYIDKSMRDHDLFQAVCRVNRLHTPDKEYGYIIDYKDLFKNLEKSVSDYTSEAFSEYDQDDINGLLTDRLEKGKNDLETARQALKALCESVNPPYHTPDYIKYFCGNTQNPEDLQTTEPRRLVLYKSVAALVRKYANIANELETAGYTTREIFEIQQEVKHYQIVSEEIKLASGDKIDFKVYQNDMRHLIDSYIGAAESQILANFENLTLVELIVNNGVSAVNSLPPGIRNNQTAVAETIENNLRKLIIEQEPTNPKYFEKMSTLLNELIATRQNETAAYQEYLQKIVALAKQIHQPSTSSAYPESLDTPAKRSLYDNLEQNEQLALDIDAAVRNSKQDSWRENKMKEKLIKNAIKKYIKPEDLESIFEIIKQQSEY comes from the coding sequence ATGAACAAAGTCGGACAACCAGAACGGGAAACCCAGAACCGAGTCATCGCACTACTCACCCAAAAACTAGGTTATGAATACATAGGAAACTGGTACAACCGCGCAAACAACAGCAACATAGAAACCGACTTACTCACCGCATTTTTACGAGACATTCAAAAATACCCCCCAGAACTCATCAACAAAGCACTTCACGAACTAACAAAACACACCAACAACAAAACCCAAAACCTCTACAACATCAACAAAGAAATATACACCTTGCTGCGTTATGGTATCAAAATCAAACCCGAAGCAGGGGAAAACACACAAACCATTTACCTGATCAACTGGGAAGAACCCTTAAAAAACAGCTTTTATATCGCCGAAGAAGTCAGCATCAAAGGCGAAAACACCAAACGACCAGATATAGTTTTATACATTAACGGTATCGCTTTAGCAGTGCTGGAACTAAAACGTAGTACCGTACCAGTTTCCGAAGCAATACGCCAAAACTTAGATAATCAAAAATCAATATTTATTAAATCCTTTTTTAATACCATACAGCTAGTCATGGCAGGTAACGACAGCCAAGGACTACGCTACGGCACAATAGAAACCCCAGAAAAATATTACCTCACCTGGAAAGAAGACACCCACAGCGAAATTACAAACATCTTAGACAAACACATAATACAACTATGCGAAAAACAACGCTTTTTAGAAATTATCCACGACTTCACCTTATTTGATGGAGGTATTAAAAAAATCTGCCGTTCTCATCAATACTTAGGTATAAAATCCGCCCAAGAATATATCAAACGTCGAGAAGGTGGTATTATCTGGCACACCCAAGGCAGCGGAAAAAGCCTAACAATGGTCTGGTTAACCAAATGGATCAGAGAATACGACCCCAATGCCAGAGTATTAATCATTACCGACCGCGAAGAACTAGACGCACAAATAGAAAGTATATTTTTAGGTGTCAACGAAAACATCTACCGCACCCAAAGCAGTCAGGATCTCATTACCCAATTACAAAATACCAAATATTCATTAATATGTTCCTTAATTCATAAATTCGGGAAAAATAGCAGTAACGACGAATCCAAAGACTACCAAGAATTTATCAAACAACTAAAACGCCACCTCCCCCAAAACTTCCAACCCCAGGGAGAATTTTATGTATTTGTTGATGAATGTCACCGCACCCAGTCCGGCAAATTACATAAAGCAATGAAACAAATATTACCCGATGCTTTATTTATCGGTTTTACGGGAACACCATTATTAAAACAAGACAAACAAAAAAGCATCGAAGTTTTTGGTAACTATATTCACACCTATAAATTTAACGAAGCAGTAGCAGATCAAGTAGTTTTAGATTTACGTTATGAAGCTCGCAATGTAGAACAGTATATCACCTCCCAAAGCAAAATTGACCAATGGTTTGAAATTAAAACCAAACAATTAACAGAAACCGCAAAAGCAGAACTCAAAAAACGCTGGGGAACAATGCAAAAACTCCTCAGTTCCAAATCTCGACTAGAGATAATAGTCAAAGATATCATATTTGATTTTAGCACAAAAGACCGATTACAAAATGGTAAAGGTAACGCCATTTTAGTAGCTGGAGATATTTACCAAGCTTGTAAATATTATGAAATCTTCCAAAATGCCGGTTTTACCAAATGCGCCATAATTACATCTTATGATGGTTCACTGCAAAGCATCAAAGGAGAAACCACCGGTGAAGGAAAAACCGAGAAAATTCATCAATATGAAATCTATCAAAAAATGCTCAACGGACAAAAACCAGATAAATTTGAAACCCAAGTAAAAAATGACTTTATTCACCATCCTGAAAAGATGAAATTATTAATAGTCGTCAATAAACTGTTAACTGGTTTTGATGCACCCCCCGCAACTTATTTATATATAGATAAATCAATGCGAGATCATGATTTATTTCAAGCAGTTTGTCGAGTCAACCGTTTACATACCCCCGACAAAGAATATGGTTATATTATAGATTATAAAGACCTATTTAAAAACTTAGAAAAATCAGTTTCTGATTACACATCAGAAGCATTTAGCGAATATGATCAGGATGATATAAACGGCTTATTAACCGATAGATTAGAAAAAGGCAAAAACGACCTCGAAACCGCCAGACAAGCCCTAAAAGCCCTTTGTGAATCCGTAAACCCGCCTTATCATACACCAGATTATATTAAATATTTTTGTGGTAATACCCAAAACCCAGAAGATTTACAAACCACCGAACCCAGAAGATTAGTATTATATAAAAGTGTAGCTGCTTTAGTGAGAAAATACGCCAATATCGCCAACGAACTAGAAACCGCAGGATACACAACCAGAGAAATATTTGAAATTCAACAAGAAGTAAAACATTATCAAATTGTCTCAGAAGAAATTAAATTGGCAAGTGGTGATAAAATAGATTTTAAAGTCTATCAAAATGATATGCGTCACCTGATAGATAGTTATATTGGTGCAGCAGAAAGTCAAATTTTAGCCAACTTTGAAAATTTGACATTGGTGGAATTAATAGTTAATAATGGAGTGAGTGCAGTTAATAGCTTACCTCCAGGAATTAGAAATAATCAAACCGCTGTTGCAGAAACCATAGAAAACAACCTGCGGAAATTAATTATAGAACAAGAACCCACCAACCCCAAATACTTTGAGAAAATGTCAACTTTGTTAAATGAATTAATAGCAACCCGTCAAAACGAAACCGCAGCATATCAAGAATACCTACAGAAAATAGTCGCCTTAGCTAAACAAATTCACCAACCGAGTACATCATCAGCATATCCTGAAAGTTTAGACACACCTGCTAAAAGATCATTATATGATAATTTAGAGCAAAATGAACAATTAGCGTTAGATATAGATGCAGCAGTGAGGAATAGTAAACAAGATAGTTGGAGAGAAAATAAAATGAAAGAGAAGTTAATTAAAAACGCCATTAAGAAATATATCAAACCGGAAGATTTAGAAAGTATATTTGAGATAATAAAACAGCAAAGTGAATATTAA
- a CDS encoding SIMPL domain-containing protein — MSRKILSASSLPIKNLGKILYSTLLICMIFTLPASAEEKAKLWRTLTVSGSGLERIATTLSQVSLGVEVQGKTAQEVQKEAARRSSAVVALLKSRNVEKLETTGVRLNPVYSYTNNVQRITGYAASNTVSFRFPTDKVGTLLDETVKTGATQINGISFIATDEAISNAQKQALKKATQDAQEQANAVLDTLGFQPKEIVSIQINNASAPPPPMLQRAEIAKANFADASTPIVGGEQEVQASVTLQISY; from the coding sequence ATGTCTAGAAAGATTTTATCAGCATCTTCCCTGCCAATCAAGAACCTGGGAAAAATACTCTATTCCACCTTATTAATATGTATGATATTTACCCTACCAGCATCAGCCGAAGAAAAAGCCAAATTATGGCGCACCTTAACCGTTAGCGGCAGTGGACTAGAAAGAATTGCTACCACCTTATCACAAGTTAGTTTAGGTGTAGAAGTGCAAGGAAAAACCGCCCAAGAAGTACAAAAAGAAGCCGCCCGCAGGTCATCCGCCGTAGTTGCCTTACTTAAAAGCCGCAATGTCGAGAAATTAGAAACCACAGGAGTGCGGCTAAACCCAGTTTATAGTTATACCAACAACGTCCAAAGAATTACTGGTTATGCTGCCAGCAACACCGTGAGTTTTCGCTTTCCCACCGATAAAGTCGGTACATTATTAGATGAAACGGTAAAAACCGGAGCAACCCAAATTAATGGTATTAGTTTTATCGCCACAGATGAAGCTATTAGCAACGCCCAAAAACAAGCATTAAAAAAAGCCACCCAGGATGCCCAAGAACAAGCTAATGCAGTTCTTGACACCTTGGGTTTTCAACCAAAAGAAATAGTTAGTATTCAAATTAATAATGCAAGTGCGCCCCCACCACCAATGTTACAACGGGCTGAAATTGCTAAAGCAAACTTCGCCGATGCTTCTACCCCCATAGTCGGCGGAGAACAAGAAGTACAAGCATCTGTTACTTTGCAAATTAGTTATTAG
- a CDS encoding type I restriction-modification system subunit M N-terminal domain-containing protein: MAIKKSELYSSLWKSCDELRGGMDASQYKNYVLVLLFTQVASYGEERSLRLYFVKAVGE, translated from the coding sequence ATGGCAATCAAAAAAAGTGAACTTTACAGTTCTTTATGGAAAAGTTGCGATGAACTGCGGGGAGGGATGGATGCTTCCCAATATAAAAACTATGTCCTAGTTTTATTATTTACCCAAGTTGCTAGTTATGGGGAAGAGCGATCGCTAAGGCTGTACTTTGTGAAGGCAGTGGGTGAATAA
- a CDS encoding cation:proton antiporter — translation MPTEHSLILDITTVLVATALGGFFAHQLRQPVILGYLVSGFAIGPFGFKLLSNVNEIKSLAEIGVAFLLFALGVEFSLAELKRVKDIAIKGSLLQIGLTIALVTIVTLLTGWASSITKGIFLGAVLSLSSTAIVLKTLTEKGEVNTVHGQIMLAILIAQDLALGVMLAIIPALQQPENIAVALGLALVKITIFVVIAIIFSRWVVPRVLSNIAATESNELFLLVVIALCLGVAVITANLGLSIAMGAFVAGLMISEIDYADQALAKILPLRDTFASLFFASIGMLIDPAILISNFAIILELVALVLLGKAVIIFGIVLKFGYSLKNAIIVSLGINQIGEFSFVLALVGLQLELISQQTYSLLLGTTAITLILTPFSLKVAPFIADNLNQHPLLSQFLQRFSAPKTISMPEIMTDHVVVAGYGRVGQVVVNILQSEGYPVLVIENSEASVQRLRMRQIPYIFGDADSELVLEKAHLATAKALAIALPDAASTRLLLKNALTIAPHLDVIARSHNNKEIDTLTQMGAKEVVQPEFEAALELGNHLLKTLGAAESYIQTVINTIRKDRYLSVRPDKE, via the coding sequence ATGCCAACAGAACATAGTTTAATTTTGGATATCACAACAGTGTTAGTCGCTACTGCTTTAGGAGGATTTTTTGCCCATCAGTTGCGTCAACCTGTGATACTGGGTTATTTAGTTAGTGGTTTTGCTATTGGACCTTTTGGGTTTAAGTTATTAAGTAATGTTAATGAAATTAAATCTTTAGCAGAAATTGGAGTTGCCTTTCTGCTATTTGCGCTGGGTGTAGAATTTTCTTTAGCAGAACTCAAACGAGTTAAAGATATTGCTATTAAAGGTAGTTTATTACAAATCGGTTTAACAATTGCTCTAGTAACAATAGTTACCCTCTTAACAGGTTGGGCTTCTAGCATTACAAAAGGCATTTTTTTAGGTGCAGTTTTATCTCTTTCTTCCACAGCAATAGTATTAAAAACTCTCACAGAAAAGGGTGAAGTTAATACAGTACATGGGCAAATTATGCTGGCAATTTTAATTGCTCAAGATTTAGCTTTGGGTGTGATGTTGGCAATAATTCCAGCTTTACAACAACCTGAAAATATTGCAGTAGCTCTCGGTTTGGCTTTAGTTAAAATTACAATATTTGTAGTAATTGCAATTATATTTAGTCGGTGGGTAGTGCCTCGTGTGTTAAGTAATATTGCCGCGACAGAAAGCAATGAGTTATTTTTATTAGTTGTAATTGCTTTATGTTTAGGAGTTGCTGTAATAACTGCAAATTTGGGTCTTTCTATTGCTATGGGGGCGTTTGTTGCTGGTTTAATGATATCAGAAATTGATTATGCTGACCAGGCTTTAGCGAAAATTTTACCTTTGCGAGATACTTTTGCTAGTTTGTTTTTTGCTTCTATTGGAATGTTGATTGATCCGGCTATTCTGATCAGTAATTTTGCTATAATTTTAGAACTTGTGGCTTTGGTATTACTAGGTAAAGCAGTAATTATTTTCGGAATTGTTTTAAAGTTTGGCTACTCTCTCAAAAATGCAATTATAGTCAGTTTGGGAATTAACCAAATTGGTGAATTTTCTTTTGTATTAGCTTTGGTAGGGTTGCAATTAGAATTGATATCTCAACAAACCTATTCTTTATTATTAGGAACAACAGCAATTACTCTCATTCTTACACCATTCTCTCTCAAAGTTGCTCCTTTTATTGCCGATAATTTAAATCAACATCCCTTATTATCACAGTTTTTACAAAGATTTTCTGCACCCAAAACCATATCTATGCCAGAAATAATGACTGATCATGTAGTGGTAGCAGGTTATGGTAGAGTCGGGCAAGTAGTTGTTAATATCTTACAAAGTGAAGGATATCCAGTTTTAGTTATTGAAAATAGCGAAGCATCTGTACAAAGATTAAGAATGCGTCAAATACCTTATATTTTTGGTGATGCAGATTCAGAATTAGTATTAGAAAAAGCACATTTAGCCACTGCCAAAGCTTTAGCGATCGCCCTTCCTGATGCTGCTAGTACCCGTTTACTTTTAAAAAATGCTTTGACTATTGCACCCCATTTAGATGTCATTGCTCGTTCACATAATAACAAGGAAATTGATACTTTAACCCAAATGGGTGCGAAGGAAGTTGTACAACCTGAATTTGAAGCAGCTTTAGAGTTAGGAAATCATTTATTAAAAACTTTGGGAGCAGCAGAAAGTTACATTCAAACTGTGATCAATACTATTCGCAAAGATAGATATTTAAGTGTGAGGCCAGATAAAGAATAG
- a CDS encoding Uma2 family endonuclease, translating to MIAVKNRADRVVLYDISWQQFENILQNLGQSRAATIAYDSGTLEIMTPLPEHEHYKEVISDLVKDIADTLDLDYESYGSTTWKRETRLAGLESDNCFYLQNEAKVRGKLDLDLTQDPPPDLALEIDITSKSLNRFPIYARLGVPEIWCYDAEKLKIYLLENGEYIESETSLVFPGLPIRELPKLIEEHRNEGRRAIRKAVKNWVNNQRIL from the coding sequence ATGATAGCTGTAAAAAATCGCGCTGATAGAGTCGTATTATATGATATTAGCTGGCAACAATTTGAAAATATTTTACAAAATTTAGGACAATCTCGCGCTGCTACCATAGCTTATGATAGCGGAACTTTAGAAATTATGACACCTTTACCAGAACATGAACATTATAAAGAAGTAATTAGTGATTTAGTTAAAGATATTGCTGATACTTTAGATTTAGATTATGAAAGTTATGGTTCAACTACTTGGAAGCGTGAAACCAGACTAGCAGGTTTAGAATCAGATAATTGTTTTTACCTACAAAATGAAGCAAAAGTTAGAGGTAAATTAGATTTAGATTTAACCCAAGATCCGCCTCCAGATTTAGCTTTAGAAATTGATATTACCAGTAAATCTTTAAATCGTTTTCCTATTTATGCCCGCTTGGGAGTACCAGAAATTTGGTGTTATGATGCTGAAAAATTGAAGATTTATCTCTTAGAAAATGGTGAATATATAGAATCAGAAACAAGTTTAGTTTTTCCTGGTTTACCAATTAGAGAATTACCAAAATTGATAGAAGAACATAGAAACGAAGGTAGAAGGGCAATTAGAAAAGCTGTTAAAAATTGGGTTAATAATCAGAGGATATTGTAA
- a CDS encoding HAD family hydrolase: MTLKAVLFDFNGVIVKDEPIHLKLIDEILVQENLQPQKLHERQGCLGRSDRACFQDLLKNRGRVVTEEYLLELLQRKAQAYVQELEKLEKLPLYSGIEDLIFQVRSQNLKLGLVSGALRQEIHLVLERANLIEYFTVIVAGDDITTSKPQPEGYLLAVEKLNQVYPDLNLQSQECLAIEDTPAGIQAAKRAQMQVVGVANTYPFHMLQRQANWTVDYLTELELERVQEIFLQQDVNNIKTEC; the protein is encoded by the coding sequence ATGACTTTAAAGGCGGTTTTATTCGATTTTAATGGTGTCATTGTCAAAGATGAGCCAATTCATTTAAAATTAATAGATGAAATTCTAGTGCAGGAAAATTTGCAACCGCAAAAGCTGCATGAGCGTCAAGGTTGTTTGGGAAGGAGCGATCGCGCTTGTTTTCAAGATTTGCTCAAAAATCGTGGTAGAGTAGTAACAGAAGAGTATTTACTTGAGTTGCTGCAACGTAAAGCCCAAGCTTATGTACAAGAACTAGAAAAACTGGAAAAATTGCCTTTGTATTCGGGAATAGAAGATTTAATTTTTCAGGTGCGATCGCAAAACCTTAAACTCGGTTTAGTTAGCGGTGCTTTGCGTCAAGAAATCCATCTGGTGCTAGAACGTGCTAACCTGATTGAATATTTTACGGTTATCGTTGCAGGTGATGACATCACTACCAGTAAACCTCAACCTGAAGGTTATTTGCTGGCTGTAGAAAAATTAAATCAAGTATATCCAGATTTAAATTTGCAAAGTCAGGAATGTTTAGCTATTGAAGACACTCCGGCGGGTATTCAAGCAGCAAAACGCGCTCAGATGCAAGTTGTAGGAGTTGCCAATACTTACCCATTTCATATGTTACAACGTCAAGCTAACTGGACAGTTGACTATTTGACAGAGTTGGAATTAGAACGGGTACAGGAAATTTTTTTGCAGCAAGATGTGAACAATATCAAAACCGAGTGTTAA